From the genome of Odocoileus virginianus isolate 20LAN1187 ecotype Illinois chromosome 16, Ovbor_1.2, whole genome shotgun sequence, one region includes:
- the ZNF839 gene encoding zinc finger protein 839 isoform X2 codes for MADAEPEAEDGCEDGCSGGRAPFSQRGSAARVAPLGPEQLRQVLEQVTKAQPPAEPPPPPCVLDAARRLRDAAQQAALQRGPGAEPPRPPRLLPPQQLEAICIKVRSGEMKGQEKPMPALAAIQPKSARPGPPPSGHCSAVGLSSQLLGTPPRVLSHPPPPPVHVFIQRPLPALRPVPVKTVLAAEPLSGQSTAAVPPSASDLPVITSVSSSSANLFISSSQTKHAEKLKKSLKVKTRSGRISRPPKYKAKDYKFIKTEDLAEGHPSDSDDYAELSVEEDEDQRGRQALFDLASCSLRPKTFKCQTCEKSYIGKGGLARHFKLHPGHSQLEPDASPSGKANGSVIAGPTEGETSSLASRGPPTSALPVEEGAAPARRDLQFLHQCDRDDLVELALPQLAQVVTVYEFLLMKVEKGHLAKPLFPAVYKEFEELHKMVKKMCQDYLHSSGPCSEEPLEVNNSKVAESLGITEEFLRKKEVHADCTPCTCTSPEEAPEELEEVGPQKRAPEIAEDGLASVKRTRRDAVPQDPAECPADDGGLQRLAPCAPAAGAGFAPGVNRGASPCPEESPAMPAPERDSSVAQAGRRPAALAGWAAHSGPADPTAPRQGALGRGSPIP; via the exons ATGGCGGACGCGGAGCCGGAAGCTGAGGATGGCTGTGAGGACGGCTGCAGCGGCGGCCGGGCTCCCTTTTCCCAACGCGGGAGCGCCGCGCGCGTGGCCCCGCTGGGCCCCGAGCAACTGCGCCAGGTCCTGGAGCAGGTGACGAAGGCGCAGCCGCCCgcggagccgccgccgccgccctgcGTGCTGGACGCGGCGCGGCGGCTGCGGGACGCGGCCCAGCAGGCAGCCCTGCAGCGGGGCCCCGGGGCCGAGCCCCCGCGCCCGCCGCGCCTGCTGCCTCCGCAG cAATTGGAAGCCATTTGCATCAAGGTAAGATCTGGAGAGATGAAAGGCCAGGAAAAGCCGATGCCCGCACTGGCCGCCATCCAGCCCAAGTCGGCCAGGCCAGGCCCACCGCCCAGCGGGCACTGCAGTGCGGTGGGGCTCAGCTCTCAGCTTCTGGGGACACCGCCACGTGTCCTGAgtcacccacccccacctcctgttcACGTGTTCATCCAGAGGCCGCTGCCCGCCCTCCGGCCAGTCCCCGTGAAGACAGTCTTGGCCGCTGAGCCTCTGAGTGGACAGAGCACTGCAGCAGTCCCTCCGTCGGCCTCTGACCTGCCAGTGATCACATCtgtttcatccagttcagcaaatttatttatttccagcTCGCAAACAAAACACGCTGAGAAACTAAAGAAGTCTTTAAAAGTGAAAACACGTTCTGGACGGATATCTCGACCTCCCAAGTATAAAGCTAAAGATTATAAATTCATCAAGACAGAGGATTTGGCCGAAGGTCACCCATCCGACTCCGACGACTACGCcgagctgagtgtggaagaagaTGAAGACCAGAGAGGAAGGCAGGCGCTCTTCGACCTAGCAAGCTGCTCCCTGAGGCCCAAAACTTTCAAGTGTCAGACTTGTGAAAAGTCATACATAGGAAAGGGGGGGCTGGCCCGGCACTTTAAACTTCACCCAGGCCACAGCCAGCTGGAGCCTGATGCATCGCCGTCTGGGAAAGCCAACGGGAGTGTGATCGCGGGCCCCACGGAGGGTGAGACCAGCAGCCTGGCGTCCCGGGGGCCGCCCACGTCAGCTCTGCCAGTTGAGGAAGGGGCTGCGCCAGCACGGCGTGACCTGCAG TTTCTCCACCAGTGTGACCGGGACGATCTAGTGGAGTTGGCCCTGCCTCAGCTGGCTCAGGTCGTGACCGTGTATGAATTTCTTCTGATGAAG GTTGAAAAAGGTCATCTAGCAAAACCTCTCTTCCCAGCTGTATACAAGGAGTTTGAAGAGCTGCATAAAATGGTTAAGAAAATGTGTCAAGATTACCTCCATAGTTCTGGACCCTGTTCTGAGGAGCCCCTGGAAGTAAACAACAGTAAG GTTGCCGAGTCCTTAGGCATCACAGAGGAATTCCTAAGGAAAAAAGAAGTACATGCAGACTGCACTCCCTGCACATGCACCAGCCCGGAGGAGGCCCCGGAGGAGCTGGAGGAAGTGGGTCCACAGAAGAGGGCGCCTGAG ATTGCAGAGGACGGGCTGGCCTCAGTGAAAAGGACCAGGAGAGACGCTGTGCCCCAGGACCCCGCAGAGTGTCCTGCTGACGACGGGGGCCTGCAGAGGCTGGCCCCGTGTGCCCCAGCGGCTGGTGCAG GTTTTGCCCCTGGAGTGAATAGGGGCGCCTCTCCGTGCCCTGAGGAAAGCCCCGCGATGCCGGCTCCTGAGCGTGACAGCAGTGTGGCACAGGCGGGCCGGCGGCCGGCAGCACTGGCTGGTTGGGCAGCTCACAGTGGGCCTGCAGACCCCACTGCCCCGCGCCAGGGTGCCCTGGGCCGGGGCTCCCCCATCCCTTAG
- the ZNF839 gene encoding zinc finger protein 839 isoform X1: MADAEPEAEDGCEDGCSGGRAPFSQRGSAARVAPLGPEQLRQVLEQVTKAQPPAEPPPPPCVLDAARRLRDAAQQAALQRGPGAEPPRPPRLLPPQQLEAICIKVRSGEMKGQEKPMPALAAIQPKSARPGPPPSGHCSAVGLSSQLLGTPPRVLSHPPPPPVHVFIQRPLPALRPVPVKTVLAAEPLSGQSTAAVPPSASDLPVITSVSSSSANLFISSSQTKHAEKLKKSLKVKTRSGRISRPPKYKAKDYKFIKTEDLAEGHPSDSDDYAELSVEEDEDQRGRQALFDLASCSLRPKTFKCQTCEKSYIGKGGLARHFKLHPGHSQLEPDASPSGKANGSVIAGPTEGETSSLASRGPPTSALPVEEGAAPARRDLQNGQSVEVEEVLVSEPKNGSFSALLGSERHPGPRGSGYSVVPAEPSMAVLERSGAAHPPGGAGAARSRTRLQEFLHQCDRDDLVELALPQLAQVVTVYEFLLMKVEKGHLAKPLFPAVYKEFEELHKMVKKMCQDYLHSSGPCSEEPLEVNNSKVAESLGITEEFLRKKEVHADCTPCTCTSPEEAPEELEEVGPQKRAPEIAEDGLASVKRTRRDAVPQDPAECPADDGGLQRLAPCAPAAGAGFAPGVNRGASPCPEESPAMPAPERDSSVAQAGRRPAALAGWAAHSGPADPTAPRQGALGRGSPIP; encoded by the exons ATGGCGGACGCGGAGCCGGAAGCTGAGGATGGCTGTGAGGACGGCTGCAGCGGCGGCCGGGCTCCCTTTTCCCAACGCGGGAGCGCCGCGCGCGTGGCCCCGCTGGGCCCCGAGCAACTGCGCCAGGTCCTGGAGCAGGTGACGAAGGCGCAGCCGCCCgcggagccgccgccgccgccctgcGTGCTGGACGCGGCGCGGCGGCTGCGGGACGCGGCCCAGCAGGCAGCCCTGCAGCGGGGCCCCGGGGCCGAGCCCCCGCGCCCGCCGCGCCTGCTGCCTCCGCAG cAATTGGAAGCCATTTGCATCAAGGTAAGATCTGGAGAGATGAAAGGCCAGGAAAAGCCGATGCCCGCACTGGCCGCCATCCAGCCCAAGTCGGCCAGGCCAGGCCCACCGCCCAGCGGGCACTGCAGTGCGGTGGGGCTCAGCTCTCAGCTTCTGGGGACACCGCCACGTGTCCTGAgtcacccacccccacctcctgttcACGTGTTCATCCAGAGGCCGCTGCCCGCCCTCCGGCCAGTCCCCGTGAAGACAGTCTTGGCCGCTGAGCCTCTGAGTGGACAGAGCACTGCAGCAGTCCCTCCGTCGGCCTCTGACCTGCCAGTGATCACATCtgtttcatccagttcagcaaatttatttatttccagcTCGCAAACAAAACACGCTGAGAAACTAAAGAAGTCTTTAAAAGTGAAAACACGTTCTGGACGGATATCTCGACCTCCCAAGTATAAAGCTAAAGATTATAAATTCATCAAGACAGAGGATTTGGCCGAAGGTCACCCATCCGACTCCGACGACTACGCcgagctgagtgtggaagaagaTGAAGACCAGAGAGGAAGGCAGGCGCTCTTCGACCTAGCAAGCTGCTCCCTGAGGCCCAAAACTTTCAAGTGTCAGACTTGTGAAAAGTCATACATAGGAAAGGGGGGGCTGGCCCGGCACTTTAAACTTCACCCAGGCCACAGCCAGCTGGAGCCTGATGCATCGCCGTCTGGGAAAGCCAACGGGAGTGTGATCGCGGGCCCCACGGAGGGTGAGACCAGCAGCCTGGCGTCCCGGGGGCCGCCCACGTCAGCTCTGCCAGTTGAGGAAGGGGCTGCGCCAGCACGGCGTGACCTGCAG AATGGTCAGTCTGTGGAAGTTGAAGAAGTGCTGGTGTCTGAACCAAAAAATGGAAGTTTTTCAGCCCTTTTGGGATCAGAGAGACATCCCGGACCTAGAGGAAGTGGCTACTCTGTGGTCCCCGCAGAGCCCAGCATGGCCGTCCTGGAGCGGAGTGGCGCGGCTCACCCGCCGGGGGGTGCTGGGGCCGCCAGGAGCAGGACCAGGCTCCAGGAG TTTCTCCACCAGTGTGACCGGGACGATCTAGTGGAGTTGGCCCTGCCTCAGCTGGCTCAGGTCGTGACCGTGTATGAATTTCTTCTGATGAAG GTTGAAAAAGGTCATCTAGCAAAACCTCTCTTCCCAGCTGTATACAAGGAGTTTGAAGAGCTGCATAAAATGGTTAAGAAAATGTGTCAAGATTACCTCCATAGTTCTGGACCCTGTTCTGAGGAGCCCCTGGAAGTAAACAACAGTAAG GTTGCCGAGTCCTTAGGCATCACAGAGGAATTCCTAAGGAAAAAAGAAGTACATGCAGACTGCACTCCCTGCACATGCACCAGCCCGGAGGAGGCCCCGGAGGAGCTGGAGGAAGTGGGTCCACAGAAGAGGGCGCCTGAG ATTGCAGAGGACGGGCTGGCCTCAGTGAAAAGGACCAGGAGAGACGCTGTGCCCCAGGACCCCGCAGAGTGTCCTGCTGACGACGGGGGCCTGCAGAGGCTGGCCCCGTGTGCCCCAGCGGCTGGTGCAG GTTTTGCCCCTGGAGTGAATAGGGGCGCCTCTCCGTGCCCTGAGGAAAGCCCCGCGATGCCGGCTCCTGAGCGTGACAGCAGTGTGGCACAGGCGGGCCGGCGGCCGGCAGCACTGGCTGGTTGGGCAGCTCACAGTGGGCCTGCAGACCCCACTGCCCCGCGCCAGGGTGCCCTGGGCCGGGGCTCCCCCATCCCTTAG
- the CINP gene encoding cyclin-dependent kinase 2-interacting protein isoform X2, producing MEGKTLGTVTPRKPVLSVSARKIKDNAADWHNLILKWETLNDGGFATANSIANLKISLLSRDKIELESSGLAADDPAEKEHPEYSRELEALCEELQATLEGLTKIQMKMEKLSSTTKGVCELEDYHYGEERKRPPLFHTWPTTHFSNAAVRGGSRSLQMRSPASSPTCTARSSA from the exons ATGGAAG GAAAGACTCTCGGAACTGTAACGCCAAGAAAACCTGTCTTATCTGTCAGTGCAAGAAAAATTAAGGACAATGCGGCCGACTGGCATAATTTAATCCTGAAATGGGAAACCCTCAACGATGGAGGTTTTGCTACTGCAAACAGTATTGCCAACTTGAAAATCAGTTTGTT GAGCAGAGACAAGATAGAATTAGAGAGCAGCGGCCTGGCTGCCGACGACCCTGCAGAAAAGGAGCACCCGGAATACAGCAGGGAGCTGGAGGCGCTATGCGAGGAGCTGCAGGCCACCCTGGAAGGCTTG ACCAAAATACagatgaagatggaaaagctgtcTTCAACCACCAAGGGCGTTTGTGAACTAGAAGATTACCATTATGGGGAGGAGAGAAAACGCCCCCCCCTCTTCCACACATGGCCCACAACCCATTTTT CAAATGCCGCTGTTCGAGGGGGCTCGCGTTCCTTGCAGATGAGGTCTCCCGCAAGCTCGCCGACATGTACGGCCAGGAGCTCCGCCTGA
- the CINP gene encoding cyclin-dependent kinase 2-interacting protein isoform X1 — MEGKTLGTVTPRKPVLSVSARKIKDNAADWHNLILKWETLNDGGFATANSIANLKISLLSRDKIELESSGLAADDPAEKEHPEYSRELEALCEELQATLEGLTKIQMKMEKLSSTTKGVCELEDYHYGEERKRPPLFHTWPTTHFYEVSRKLADMYGQELRLKRMVVEQLAHATDRDLALSYLSMWLHQPYLEGSCRLLLESMLLETGHRTL, encoded by the exons ATGGAAG GAAAGACTCTCGGAACTGTAACGCCAAGAAAACCTGTCTTATCTGTCAGTGCAAGAAAAATTAAGGACAATGCGGCCGACTGGCATAATTTAATCCTGAAATGGGAAACCCTCAACGATGGAGGTTTTGCTACTGCAAACAGTATTGCCAACTTGAAAATCAGTTTGTT GAGCAGAGACAAGATAGAATTAGAGAGCAGCGGCCTGGCTGCCGACGACCCTGCAGAAAAGGAGCACCCGGAATACAGCAGGGAGCTGGAGGCGCTATGCGAGGAGCTGCAGGCCACCCTGGAAGGCTTG ACCAAAATACagatgaagatggaaaagctgtcTTCAACCACCAAGGGCGTTTGTGAACTAGAAGATTACCATTATGGGGAGGAGAGAAAACGCCCCCCCCTCTTCCACACATGGCCCACAACCCATTTTT ATGAGGTCTCCCGCAAGCTCGCCGACATGTACGGCCAGGAGCTCCGCCTGAAGCGCATGGTGGTGGAGCAGCTGGCACATGCAACCGACCGTGACCTCGCCCTCAGCTACCTGTCCATGTGGCTGCACCAGCCTTACCTGGAGGGCAGCTGCAGGCTGCTTCTGGAGAGCATGCTGCTGGAGACGGGGCACCGCACGCTgtga